GGTCGTCAGCTTGAGCTTGAAATCGCGCATGCCCCGCGCCAGGTAAAGCAGGGTCAGCAGGCTGAACTTGAGCCCCGTCTCATCGCCGAGCACGGCCGTGTAGCGGAAGGGGCCCGTCAGTTCGGCGAGCCCCAGCAGGCCCTCCACCGTCTGCCCACGTTCCTGGGCGAACAGGTCCAGCAGCGCCAGTTCCACCGCGCACCAGGCCGCGGGGTGGCGGTCGATCACCTCACGCTGGGCCACCACCAGCGCCCGCAAGGCGGCGAGATCGGGCAGCGTCGCCACCCAGGCGCGGGCCGTGCCGTCGATCCAGACGAGCGCCTCGGCCGGGCTTTCACCGGTCACATAGGCGCGCGGCGCCCCTTCGCCGAGTCCGACAAGCCCACCGCGGGTGGCCGTCACCCAGACGCTGTCCGAAACCTTGCGTTCGGCCGAGGCATGCTTGAAGCGGGTGCGAAAGGGAATCTGCAGGGGCTGCGCGCGGATCGCGATCGTGATCTCGTCAGGCTTCACGCGTACGCCCTCATCGCAGGCATCCTGACACGCGCCCTCGTGGGCCGCCATCGGCGACACGGACGATCCGGCTCAGCATCTGGTTGAATCATTCCCATGCACGCAGACAAACCCAGCCGAACGGCCCTGATCGTGAGCCTGGCCGTCCTGTTCAGGCACCTGGAGCCGGCCTTCCGGACGCTCACCGTCGACGTGACGGTGAACCTGGCCGAACGGGCCCTGCTGGAATTCATACCCTTGGGCGGCCGCTGGCGCGCGTGGCTTGCGGCCAAGCCCGTCCGGCAGCTGGTCGAGGCCGTCGAACGGCTGGTTCTGCCGGGCTTCATGACCCACGTGGTCTGCCGCAAGGCCTGGATTCGCGAGCGGGTGCTGGAACGGTTGCCCGACTGCCCCCACCTGGTCGTGGTCGCTGCGGGGCTGGATGGCCTGGCGGCCTCGCTGGCGCAGAGCCGGGCCGAGCTGCGAACCGTGGAGGTCGATCACCCCGCCACCCAGGCGCTCAAGCGGCGCCTGCTGGGGGCGGAAACGGCCTCCCGGATCGCCTGGCAAGGCGTGGATCTGACGACCGAGCGGCTGGAACAGGCCCTGGCGGACGAC
This DNA window, taken from Candidatus Sericytochromatia bacterium, encodes the following:
- a CDS encoding SAM-dependent methyltransferase is translated as MHADKPSRTALIVSLAVLFRHLEPAFRTLTVDVTVNLAERALLEFIPLGGRWRAWLAAKPVRQLVEAVERLVLPGFMTHVVCRKAWIRERVLERLPDCPHLVVVAAGLDGLAASLAQSRAELRTVEVDHPATQALKRRLLGAETASRIAWQGVDLTTERLEQALADDAGARSVFVVEGLTMYLQESEVRRLFEGLAALAAPGSVCVFTFMEPDARGQIRFQRAGAWLDRWLRLVKEPFRWGLARTALRDFLAPTGWQLAEVAESAAMLPASRADAAIARGEWLAVAVRRSQDESPCEGATRP